ATTTGTTACGGGGACACAAGACAAACCTAGAATACACTTTTTCTGCAAGTCATCTTGAGGCTTTCAAACGCATCCAAGCAATTGGTGCCCGTAAACCCTTTCCTGTATCAAGCGGATGAAGTGATTGGGGGAGATTCCGTTCTTTCGATCCAGCAGAGACTCTTACAAAAATTCGGAAACCCTTCTTCCGAAGAAATTGATAGGGCCCGAATCGAAGCCGAAGATCTTTTCGAAGTCAAGGTTGATATCCGGATTCACTGAGCCAGTCCAAGAGTTCAGTTCACTTGAAAGCGGGTAGCCGGTGCCTTGGGTTAGTGAGAAATGAAAGAATCCTTAATGAAAAGAGTTGTGACACAGAAATGAAAAAAACTTTAATGAAAAGAGTTGAGACACTCACTATGGACATACTCAAAAGGAAATGATTTTACATTGCCAGCAAGTGTCGTTTGTGTAGTAAGAATGAGTAGACAATCGACCACGTTTACAATCTAACTAAAGACGTATGGTTGTGGTCGTTGAATTTTGGGAGCAATGGATCGGTTTTTGTAACAAGAAGGCCATCATTGACGATTAGAAGTTCATCCCCTAATTATGTGCTGGACAACTTGAAAGGAATGCAGGATAAGCCTTTGAAGGAAATAGTCACGGGAAAGAAATAATCAAAGTCGAGATGGGGTTATTTCAATTTGATGGGAATCTATCTTTGTTGTTGTTTCCTATTATTGTTTTTGCTTTCTTGCTTGTGTACCCATGAACGCATCTTGCGTTCTTACTTTTTCCCAATATATTAAAGTTGACATTTTCAATAAAGGAAACCTCCAAAGAGACATGGATGGGTATTCCCATTTGAAATGTTTGTccaaatttttcattaaatatcatttaagaAGGTATAAAATCCTATAATGTCACACTCAAGAGTTTACATCAAATTATTAGGCAAGTGCAACAGAAAATTGTTGAACTAAgtataaaacattaatatttacatTATCATTAAATGACTTGTAATGTAAAATCactataaaattatgaaatatttattgatataataaattTCCTAGACATAATCAGATAGACTGAATTAAATTTTggtgtttctattcttcatttATTTGGTGTTCCGAAATGGTTGGCAACAATATCTACCAAGTGTCGCTACCCATTTCTACAAACATTGGACTTAATAGACTTGGTGGCAACAACTAGATGAAATATTCATCTAGTGTTTCATCTATTTTAGGTTATATCAATTTTATACCAACAAGCCAGAAATGACTATACATATTTCACATCTATTTGTGTATATGTTCTAGTGAGTTACTGAAACTCTCAAATAATAGAATAGAAAGATCAATCATTCACTTAAAATGGTGACATTGAATAAATTTCATTATCCTCCCAACATCATCTCAATCCAAAAATCACAAATCAATAGATAGTAAAAATCTTCATAAGTTATAAATATCATCAACTttcatcaaatattattaaaaacatccCTCTAGAAAACCAAAATCCCATGTTCGCGAaactttaaattcatttttaccTGATCAGACGCCGATAAATCACCATATAATATCTTGCAGAGTTGTCAAACCATCCAAGTTAATTACAGACTTTTTTCGGCTTCTGTAAGTCAAAACATAAGATCAATAAGTATACAgttgtataatattatattcaataatGTAATTAATAGGAATCAACAGTGTCATTTAAAGAATGTCTCAAATTTAGTTGAGCTTTGTCACCTTTTCGGGTAACTGCATGTTATCTAGATTAAACAAGATAGTTGTAGTAAAAGGGAAAAGAAATCAGCAGTGTGAAGATTAAAAAAGATACCTTCTTTAATCAATGACAGATCATTGTTCAACCCTTTCAGATATTGTGCCCATACTTTCATTATCTGAATCTACAAAAGTTTGCCCATCAACaacatgattttaaataaaGCCACAACAAACAGATGACATGTAACCATTGATCTAGAAGCCAGATGAATAGATCAGTTAAATaggttatataatatataatggcACGATATGATATTTACAGAAAGAATGAAAGGGAAAAACATGTACAAAATCAGTAACATATTGGCAAATACATGTACACTGATTTTACCCAATTTACTCCAATTTTTCATTAACATGAGAATTCATGAATGATAAAATAGatggatataaaaaaaaattgaactagCAAACAATTATTTATCTCCAAATTAAACTATTTTCATTATACACTAAATTTATGCAattagaaaatcttcttcattGTAATCTCATGTGCAAAATTCCTACTAACATATATTTCTCCACAGAAATTTCAATGGTTTAATCTCTTAGATATATACTCAAATATCTACATTGTTAGCCTAGTGAAAAGCACAAAATCGGTAGTTCAATTTGAATACAAGAGATCTAATCTAGTGAAAACAATCATCTTTGAGCATAAGAAGTGAACAATGAAGAATGATATGATTTCTTACTTGGTGGAATATCAGATCCATTGGACATGTCAACAGTAGTAGGTTCGGTTGAAAGACTGGTCACTAACTCCACTTGCCTTTCTAGCAACTGATTGAATCGCACAATTTGATCTTTCACAAGTAATCGGTAATGATATGCCTTAAAAAATGCTGGGTTGGCCTTATCAAGTTGTTTCCACGCTGAACATATAAAAGTAGTTACATTATTAAAAAGCAGCCTAACAACAAATAAAGTACATCTTATCACAAGAGAcaataagtaaattaaaaataaatattttgtataaatgaaTAAGCTCTTCATGTATTTATGTATTAAAGAAGATGCAATAAATCCATTGCCTTTCAGGAAATGCACAACATATCTAAGAAACacaaaaaatatgaaagaggaaaataaaaaattaccaaGTTCAGTATATGCTGGATTGATTTTGGCCTTTAACCACAGTGTATTCTTCGTCTCATTAAGGCTCATGTGCCGTTTTATACATTGTTCCAAATAACCTTGCATCTAAAATCAGATGTAAaccaagaataaaaaattatcatgcAATTAGAACTTAGAAGTCCCAAATATATAGATAACATCTAATAGAACAACCTAAGTAAAAATGCAAAGTACAATACTAATCCTAAAACTTATCAGCAAATCCCCTAAATAATGAcccacttcaacttaaggcATTCTTAGTGGGAATCAAATTCGTGACATTGCCCCTTGAGCTATACCCTAGTGGATtaccataattttaaaataagatttctGACTATTTATGTTTTGAGGAATAGCACCATATAATATTACAGCTACACCTAACAACATGAGTCTTAGTCCTGCAGTaagaaagtaaaaaacaaaacaaaacaagcaCTTACCACATAATCGCTGACTTCACCTGACATTGTTCCTGGTTAAATTGAAATAAGAGTTGGGACATATGTTAACAACAGCTTATATATCAAGGTGCAACAAATAATAGGGATATTGAACCAAATCCTACAGAACAACTGTAACTTTAATAAATGTTAGCTAATATAAAATCTATCAAAGCAAAACCAAAGATATAAGCTACACTATTAGCATAAACTTTTCATGTTCATGTTCTTAGAGATATATGTTAAGCATCATCATCTGTCATCAACCCATTTCACAAACCAAGAAAACCCATCAAAAGAATCAAGAA
This is a stretch of genomic DNA from Impatiens glandulifera chromosome 4, dImpGla2.1, whole genome shotgun sequence. It encodes these proteins:
- the LOC124936906 gene encoding uncharacterized protein LOC124936906: MSGEVSDYVMQGYLEQCIKRHMSLNETKNTLWLKAKINPAYTELAWKQLDKANPAFFKAYHYRLLVKDQIVRFNQLLERQVELVTSLSTEPTTVDMSNGSDIPPNSDNESMGTISERVEQ